A window of the Gordonia humi genome harbors these coding sequences:
- a CDS encoding tellurite resistance/C4-dicarboxylate transporter family protein yields the protein MVRTVGRGVWSALCGLRLEHFTFVMATGIVSTAVANSGADDLARVLFWIGLVGYGVLAVGTVLGLVRRQWSVRAELHDGACSALAFVAAGGVLSAHATSTGSTTLALVLIVVSGVAWFVLQHGVLASLVVRASTGDGPRSLSMFDGTWFLLVVSTQALAVSLGAWSKIVHTDVGATLAVLAWGLGVLQLIVIACLVSARLLVVGVGRDDDVSPYWVFLGSGAITILGAAEVLGAAYDQILLSPELIGGVAMAIWAFVTWMLLPTVALQVWQELRSGSRGRYRAALWSAVFPIGMYGESSRQLGFIRGTSWLDTLGTWEAWVALGAWIAVALGLVSAIGGLVAGGAPRWRRS from the coding sequence GTGGTGAGGACAGTCGGGCGAGGCGTGTGGAGTGCTCTGTGCGGGCTGAGGCTCGAGCACTTCACGTTCGTCATGGCGACCGGGATCGTCTCGACGGCGGTCGCCAACTCCGGTGCGGACGATCTCGCTCGGGTCCTGTTCTGGATCGGGCTCGTCGGCTATGGCGTGCTCGCGGTCGGGACGGTTCTGGGCTTGGTGCGGCGGCAGTGGTCCGTGCGCGCCGAACTCCACGACGGTGCCTGCTCCGCACTGGCGTTCGTCGCCGCGGGCGGCGTGCTGTCGGCGCACGCGACGTCGACTGGATCGACCACGCTCGCGCTGGTGCTGATCGTCGTGTCGGGTGTCGCCTGGTTCGTCCTCCAGCACGGCGTGCTGGCGTCCCTGGTGGTGCGTGCGAGTACCGGTGACGGGCCGCGCTCGTTGTCGATGTTCGACGGCACCTGGTTCCTGCTGGTGGTCTCCACTCAGGCGCTCGCCGTGTCGCTTGGTGCGTGGTCGAAGATCGTGCACACCGACGTGGGTGCGACTCTCGCGGTCCTCGCGTGGGGGCTGGGTGTGCTCCAATTGATCGTGATCGCGTGTCTCGTCTCCGCGCGGCTGCTGGTCGTCGGCGTCGGACGCGACGACGACGTCTCCCCCTATTGGGTGTTCCTCGGCTCGGGCGCCATCACGATTCTGGGGGCGGCCGAGGTGCTGGGCGCCGCCTATGATCAGATCCTCCTCTCGCCCGAGCTGATCGGCGGTGTCGCGATGGCGATCTGGGCGTTCGTCACCTGGATGCTGCTGCCGACCGTGGCTCTGCAGGTGTGGCAGGAGTTGCGCTCCGGATCGCGCGGACGTTATCGTGCCGCGCTCTGGTCCGCGGTGTTCCCCATCGGCATGTACGGCGAGTCGAGTCGTCAGCTCGGATTCATCCGCGGCACGTCGTGGCTCGACACGCTCGGCACCTGGGAGGCGTGGGTCGCCCTCGGTGCGTGGATCGCGGTGGCGCTCGGGTTGGTCTCAGCGATCGGCGGACTCGTCGCCGGCGGTGCTCCGCGGTGGCGACGTTCGTGA